In Platichthys flesus chromosome 21, fPlaFle2.1, whole genome shotgun sequence, the following are encoded in one genomic region:
- the LOC133932518 gene encoding lipocalin-like → MQKLGGREGGGGRRRRRDEGGQESAGYKEPPRSFFTSHPTEIPHTAAGAKNTKAERNMSNSLLKMMGTLMCVLAACAQVVPVKDFNLEKMAGKWFIVGFATNAQWFVNHKAGMKVGTAIFAPTTEGDLDLSYANLNADGSCWRMTHLAHKTETPGRFTFHSQVWNNDNDMRIVEVQYEEYALIHTIKTKEGVSEVLNKLYSRTQVASDSQRETFTKFSEETGILTDNIVILPENAECPAV, encoded by the exons ATGCAAAAGctaggggggagggagggaggaggaggaagacgcagaaggagggatgagggggGGCAGGAGTCTGCAGGATATAAGGAGCCTCCGCGGAGCTTCTTCACCTCACATCCCACTGAAAttccacacacagctgctggagCCAAGAACACAAAGGCAGAAAGAAACATGAGTAACTCACTGCTGAAGATGATGGGCACCTTGATGTGCGTCCTGGCCGCCTGCGCCCAAGTCGTGCCTGTGAAAGACTTCAACCTGGAGAAG ATGGCGGGCAAGTGGTTCATTGTCGGTTTTGCCACCAACGCTCAGTGGTTTGTGAACCACAAGGCAGGAATGAAAGTGGGCACTGCCATATTTGCACCAACTACCGAAGGAGACCTGGATCTGTCTTACGCCAACTTGAA tgcTGATGGTAGCTGCTGGAGAATGACTCACCTTGCTCACAAAACTGAAACTCCTGGACGCTTCACCTTCCACAGCCAgg TTTGGAACAATGACAACGACATGCGCATTGTTGAGGTCCAGTATGAAGAGTACGCTCTGATCCACACCATCAAGACAAAGGAGGGAGTGTCCGAGGTCCTCAATAAGCTCTACA GTCGTACTCAGGTGGCCAGCGATAGCCAGCGAGAGACGTTCACCAAGTTCTCAGAGGAGACCGGCATCTTGACCGACAACATCGTTATCCTGCCTGAAAATG CTGAATGTCCAGCAGTCTGA